A DNA window from Aureibaculum sp. 2308TA14-22 contains the following coding sequences:
- the gcvT gene encoding glycine cleavage system aminomethyltransferase GcvT — translation MKNTALTHIHEALGAKLVPFAGYNMPVQYEGINVEHETVRNGVGVFDVSHMGEFLITGPNALTLIQKMCSNDASKLVDGQAQYSCFPNEKGGIVDDLIIYRLNGEKFLLVVNASNIDKDWEWISKHNTMNADMRNLSEDFSLLAIQGPKAAKAMQSLTSVDLENMKYYTFEVADFAEIEHVIISATGYTGSGGFEIYCKNSEVEQIWNKVLEAGADYGIKPIGLAARDTLRLEMGFCLYGNDIDDSTSPLEAGLGWITKFTKDFVNSENLKKQKERGLERKLVGFELDDRGIPRQDYDIVDGNGKKIGVVTSGTMSPSLKKGIGLGYVPAVFATAGSKINIQIRKNAVPATVVKLPFYKAS, via the coding sequence ATGAAAAATACTGCCTTAACTCACATTCACGAAGCTCTTGGAGCCAAACTAGTTCCTTTTGCAGGTTACAATATGCCCGTTCAATATGAGGGAATTAACGTAGAGCATGAAACCGTTAGAAATGGTGTTGGTGTTTTTGATGTTTCGCATATGGGTGAATTTTTAATTACGGGGCCAAACGCATTGACGTTAATTCAAAAAATGTGTTCTAATGACGCTTCAAAGCTGGTAGATGGTCAGGCACAATATAGTTGTTTCCCGAATGAAAAAGGTGGTATTGTTGACGATTTAATTATTTATAGATTAAATGGAGAAAAGTTTCTTTTGGTGGTAAACGCATCAAATATTGATAAAGATTGGGAATGGATTAGTAAACACAATACGATGAATGCAGATATGCGAAATTTATCTGAAGATTTCTCTTTGTTGGCTATTCAAGGACCAAAAGCGGCAAAAGCGATGCAATCATTGACTTCGGTGGATTTGGAAAATATGAAGTACTATACGTTTGAAGTTGCTGATTTTGCAGAAATTGAACACGTAATAATTTCAGCCACTGGTTATACAGGTTCTGGTGGGTTTGAAATTTATTGCAAAAACTCTGAAGTTGAACAAATTTGGAATAAAGTGTTGGAAGCGGGTGCAGATTATGGCATCAAACCTATCGGGTTAGCGGCCAGAGATACCTTACGTCTAGAAATGGGTTTCTGTTTGTACGGAAATGATATAGATGATAGTACTTCGCCTTTGGAAGCCGGTTTGGGTTGGATAACCAAATTCACCAAAGATTTTGTAAATTCTGAAAATTTGAAAAAACAAAAAGAAAGAGGTTTAGAACGCAAACTAGTTGGTTTTGAATTGGATGACCGAGGTATTCCTAGACAAGATTATGATATTGTTGATGGTAATGGAAAAAAAATTGGTGTAGTAACTTCTGGAACTATGAGCCCTTCGCTTAAAAAAGGTATAGGGTTAGGATATGTTCCTGCTGTTTTTGCAACCGCTGGAAGCAAAATTAACATTCAAATAAGAAAAAAT
- a CDS encoding sensor histidine kinase — MHKTGFTVKKIISHLLFWLLYLASEYLANLPHLDGVEHFRTLRSLVISLPIVMVPTYFMLFYAIPKLLKKNKIVVFILVCISIAIAILFARVEWLEIVNYLNSGYVGEMPMTKVVKNAIRDYAIIALAICIYIISDWRIQAKVNEQLIIAKAKSDLEILKRQLHPHFLFNTLNNIYSLSVNDSEQTSQSILKLSNLLEYLVYQSGEKEVILKDEIELMENYITLEKLRYDKSLSVEFDIDDVRNIKTPPLLLLPFIENCFKHGGKNKKGIFWITVKIKLLNSTLLITFKNSKSLKKQVPEKNSGMGLQNVKERLELLFKERYTLEIEDAVNYYEAKLLLNLNKDDI, encoded by the coding sequence ATGCACAAAACAGGATTTACTGTAAAAAAAATCATATCTCATTTGCTATTTTGGTTGTTGTATTTGGCTTCGGAATATTTAGCCAACCTACCACATCTTGATGGTGTTGAACATTTTAGAACCTTAAGGTCATTGGTAATTTCATTACCTATTGTAATGGTACCAACATATTTTATGTTGTTTTATGCTATTCCCAAATTGCTAAAGAAAAATAAAATAGTTGTCTTTATTTTAGTTTGCATAAGTATTGCTATTGCCATATTATTTGCCCGTGTGGAATGGTTGGAAATTGTCAATTATTTGAATTCAGGATATGTAGGTGAAATGCCTATGACAAAGGTTGTTAAAAACGCAATTAGGGACTATGCTATTATCGCCCTTGCTATCTGTATTTATATAATTTCTGATTGGAGAATACAAGCTAAGGTCAATGAGCAACTTATCATTGCAAAGGCAAAATCAGATTTAGAAATATTAAAGAGGCAACTGCACCCTCACTTTTTATTTAATACACTTAACAATATTTATAGCTTATCCGTAAATGATTCTGAACAAACCTCACAAAGTATCTTAAAATTATCTAATTTGCTGGAATATTTGGTGTATCAATCTGGTGAAAAAGAAGTCATTCTTAAAGATGAGATCGAGTTGATGGAAAATTATATCACATTAGAAAAATTGCGTTATGACAAGAGTCTATCTGTAGAATTTGATATAGATGATGTTCGTAATATAAAAACACCGCCCTTGCTTTTATTACCTTTTATTGAGAACTGCTTTAAACATGGAGGTAAAAATAAAAAAGGAATTTTTTGGATAACTGTTAAAATAAAATTATTGAACAGTACCCTTTTAATAACATTTAAAAATAGTAAATCACTAAAAAAACAAGTGCCTGAAAAAAACTCAGGGATGGGTTTACAGAATGTAAAAGAAAGACTAGAACTTTTATTTAAAGAACGTTATACATTAGAAATAGAAGATGCCGTAAACTATTATGAAGCTAAATTACTCCTAAATTTAAATAAAGATGATATATAA
- a CDS encoding LytR/AlgR family response regulator transcription factor: MIYNCFIVDDEPLAIDVIANYLDKLPNFKVVGAYTEPVEAFMKIKDKSINLLFIDIQMPDLNGLEFVKALKDRPEIIVTTAFREFAVQGFDLSILDYLVKPIPFERFLQSIDKFLDKKRGQADSVKENTNDFIMVRSERKFIKINLQDILYVEGLKDYVKIVLLDKSVLTKQSIGNFEKLLNKNYFFRIHKSYIAAIDKITAYTNNDVEILKYELPIGRAYKKKFIEFMNSSKT, translated from the coding sequence ATGATATATAACTGTTTTATCGTTGATGACGAGCCTTTGGCAATAGACGTGATTGCCAACTATTTGGATAAACTCCCTAATTTCAAGGTGGTTGGTGCTTACACTGAACCAGTCGAAGCATTTATGAAAATAAAAGACAAAAGCATTAATCTTTTGTTTATAGATATACAAATGCCTGATCTAAATGGTTTAGAGTTTGTTAAAGCATTAAAAGATAGACCAGAAATAATTGTAACGACTGCGTTTAGAGAGTTTGCGGTTCAGGGTTTTGATTTGAGTATTTTAGATTATTTGGTAAAACCGATTCCGTTTGAGCGGTTTTTGCAATCTATTGATAAGTTTTTGGATAAGAAAAGAGGACAAGCTGATTCGGTAAAAGAAAATACCAATGATTTTATAATGGTACGTTCAGAGAGAAAATTCATAAAAATAAATTTACAAGATATTTTATATGTTGAAGGGTTAAAAGATTATGTAAAAATTGTTCTTCTAGATAAAAGTGTATTGACAAAACAATCTATTGGTAATTTTGAAAAATTATTAAATAAAAATTACTTTTTCAGAATTCATAAATCATATATAGCAGCTATTGATAAGATTACGGCATATACAAATAACGATGTTGAAATTCTAAAATATGAACTGCCTATTGGTAGAGCATATAAAAAGAAATTTATTGAATTCATGAATTCGTCGAAAACTTAA
- the thrC gene encoding threonine synthase — MKYYSLNNNAKEVSFKDAVIKGLAEDKGLYFPEKIIPLEKDIIDNVDQYSNGEIAFKAIRQFVGDEIPDTVLREIITDTLCFDFPLVDIEENIKTLELFHGPTMAFKDVGARFMARCLGYLNRNSDKEVTVLVATSGDTGGAVASGFLGVENVKVVILYPSKKVSEVQEKQLTTLEQNISALEVDGTFDDCQAMVKRAFLDTSITDTKQLTSANSINVARWLPQLFYFFFAYKQLKNKNKKLFFSVPSGNFGNICAGMMAKKLGLPIHQFIASTNINDVVPNYLKTGEYDPKPSHQTISNAMDVGDPSNFIRIQKIYNDDLETLKKDLLSYSFTDQETKRAMLHLYKNCNYIADPHGAVGYLGLKKYSLPNDAYGIFLETAHPVKFLDVVEPVIGKTIDYPPQIKAVIDNTKKATFIKTYDELKSFLLD, encoded by the coding sequence TTGAAATATTACAGCTTAAACAACAACGCAAAAGAGGTCTCATTTAAAGATGCCGTAATCAAAGGATTGGCTGAAGACAAAGGGCTTTACTTTCCTGAGAAAATCATTCCATTAGAAAAGGATATTATTGACAATGTAGATCAATATTCTAATGGGGAAATTGCTTTTAAAGCCATTCGGCAATTTGTTGGAGATGAAATTCCTGATACCGTTTTAAGAGAAATTATTACAGATACGCTTTGTTTTGATTTTCCTTTGGTTGATATAGAAGAGAATATTAAAACGCTAGAATTATTTCATGGCCCAACTATGGCATTTAAAGATGTTGGAGCCAGGTTTATGGCTCGTTGCCTAGGATATTTGAATAGAAATAGTGATAAAGAAGTAACCGTTTTAGTAGCTACATCGGGAGATACGGGTGGTGCTGTGGCGAGTGGTTTTTTAGGGGTTGAAAATGTAAAGGTTGTGATTTTATATCCTAGTAAAAAGGTTAGTGAAGTCCAAGAAAAACAATTAACTACTTTAGAGCAAAATATTTCTGCCTTAGAGGTTGATGGCACTTTTGACGATTGTCAAGCTATGGTAAAAAGGGCATTTTTGGATACTTCAATTACTGATACAAAACAATTAACATCGGCCAATTCAATAAACGTAGCACGTTGGTTACCGCAATTATTCTATTTCTTTTTTGCTTACAAACAGTTAAAAAATAAGAACAAGAAACTTTTTTTTTCAGTACCTAGTGGAAATTTTGGAAATATTTGTGCGGGGATGATGGCAAAAAAACTAGGTTTGCCAATTCATCAATTTATTGCTTCAACTAATATCAATGACGTTGTTCCCAACTACTTGAAAACTGGAGAATACGATCCAAAACCATCACATCAAACCATATCGAATGCTATGGATGTTGGTGACCCAAGTAACTTTATCAGGATTCAAAAAATATATAATGATGATTTGGAAACGTTAAAAAAAGACCTTCTCTCCTATTCTTTTACCGACCAAGAGACTAAAAGAGCCATGCTGCACCTCTATAAAAATTGCAACTATATTGCAGACCCACATGGAGCAGTAGGCTATCTTGGACTTAAAAAATATTCATTACCAAACGATGCCTATGGCATCTTTTTGGAGACGGCACATCCTGTAAAATTTTTAGATGTAGTTGAGCCCGTAATTGGAAAAACCATAGATTATCCTCCGCAAATAAAAGCTGTCATTGATAACACGAAAAAAGCAACATTTATCAAAACTTATGATGAGCTAAAATCTTTTTTACTCGATTAA
- the rsmD gene encoding 16S rRNA (guanine(966)-N(2))-methyltransferase RsmD — protein MRIISGKHKGKRITAPKKLPARPTTDFAKEALFNIINNNYYFDELSVLDLFAGIGSISLEFSSRGAKTVTSVDNHYSSVQFVQKTADELQLNIRALKSDVFSYLANNKMTFDIIFADPPYSFAKEQLEKIISLVIENRMINEDGLLIIEHSKHTDISDLPNFSYSKKYGSSMFSFFDN, from the coding sequence ATGCGAATTATTTCAGGAAAGCATAAAGGCAAAAGAATTACAGCTCCAAAAAAGTTGCCTGCAAGACCAACTACAGATTTTGCTAAAGAAGCACTTTTTAACATTATAAACAACAATTATTATTTTGATGAATTGTCCGTATTAGATCTTTTTGCTGGTATTGGTAGCATTAGCTTAGAATTTTCTTCTCGCGGAGCAAAAACGGTAACAAGTGTTGATAATCATTATAGTTCGGTGCAATTTGTTCAAAAAACAGCTGATGAACTTCAGCTTAATATTAGAGCATTAAAAAGTGATGTTTTTAGTTATCTGGCTAATAATAAAATGACTTTTGATATTATTTTTGCTGATCCGCCCTATAGTTTTGCAAAAGAGCAATTAGAAAAAATTATATCTTTAGTTATTGAAAATAGAATGATAAATGAGGATGGTTTACTAATCATAGAGCATTCTAAACATACAGATATTTCAGACTTACCAAATTTTAGCTATTCAAAAAAATATGGTAGTAGTATGTTTAGTTTTTTTGACAATTAA
- a CDS encoding DUF3822 family protein — translation MLKQVVTGHLHMIQQKKKLKTNSLDVNHLENNHLSIQFSLGGFSFCVLDKENNNFIALSDYVFNEPNNSPQRLIANISSIFGNEELLKQKYSSVNVTHVNDLFTLVPKPLFNEDKLQEYVRFNTKVYPQDYLVFDEIKNLDIISIFIPFVNINNFLIDQYNHFEYKHNSIVLIENLLSIYKYSLVPKVFAHVADGHFELIVIANKKLQFYNTFKFSTKEDFIYYVLFTAEQLKLNPEKFEFIFFGHVEKEDSLFKIAYKYIRNVSLLENRSKYSFDPVFTETDKRTYYSILNQY, via the coding sequence ATGTTAAAACAAGTGGTAACTGGCCACCTTCATATGATACAGCAGAAGAAAAAGCTAAAAACGAATAGTTTAGATGTTAATCATCTAGAGAACAATCATTTATCCATCCAATTCAGTTTGGGTGGATTTTCTTTTTGTGTTCTGGACAAAGAAAATAATAATTTTATAGCTTTAAGTGATTATGTTTTTAATGAGCCTAATAACTCCCCGCAACGTTTAATAGCAAATATCTCTTCAATATTTGGAAATGAAGAGTTGCTGAAACAAAAGTACAGCTCTGTTAACGTAACCCATGTAAACGATTTGTTTACATTAGTACCAAAACCTCTATTTAATGAAGATAAGCTTCAAGAATATGTAAGATTCAACACTAAAGTATACCCTCAAGATTATTTGGTTTTTGATGAAATAAAAAATCTGGACATTATCAGTATTTTTATTCCTTTTGTTAATATCAATAATTTCTTAATAGATCAATACAATCATTTTGAATATAAGCACAATTCAATTGTTTTAATAGAGAACCTATTATCAATTTACAAGTACAGTTTAGTGCCTAAGGTATTTGCTCATGTTGCTGATGGTCATTTTGAATTGATAGTTATTGCTAACAAAAAATTACAGTTTTACAATACATTTAAGTTCTCAACCAAAGAGGATTTTATCTATTATGTTTTATTCACTGCAGAACAATTAAAATTGAATCCTGAAAAGTTTGAATTTATATTTTTTGGTCATGTCGAAAAAGAAGATTCTTTATTTAAAATTGCATATAAGTACATCAGAAATGTAAGCCTGCTTGAGAACAGATCAAAATATAGTTTTGACCCAGTTTTTACCGAAACCGATAAACGTACTTATTATTCTATATTAAATCAATACTAA
- a CDS encoding ATP-dependent DNA helicase has translation MISNPKDFYKRLKSKFPFTPTSTQDNLLFKLSTYIYNKDKNTVFILKGFAGTGKTTVMSTLVNNLLSVGMKSVLLAPTGRAAKVISNYSGKKAFTIHKKIYHPRKSKNGGVAFTLQQNKHTNTLFIVDEASMIPDNTGNTKFADQASLLDDLMSYVYSGKNCKMVFVGDTAQLPPVKLELSPALKAETFEINYHKQVIEIELNEVMRQHQDSGILVNATKIRALFHDGIYDNFKFNLSFPDIIRLTEGYDIQDAITDAYDSNGVEDTAFIVRSNKRANQYNQQIRSAIRGQENEIAAGDYVMVVKNNYFWLEDDADAGFIANGDICEILRIFKWIDLYGFRFAEVNLRMIDYPDQKPFETVVLLDTLSSESPSLTYEESNRLYQEVSKDYEEEKSKYKRLQMVKNNSYFNALQIKFSYAMTCHKSQGGQWNTVFVEQPYLPDGTSLAYFRWLYTAVTRAQEKLYLIGFKDEYFEE, from the coding sequence ATGATTTCAAACCCTAAAGACTTTTATAAGAGACTTAAAAGTAAATTTCCATTTACGCCAACATCAACTCAAGATAATTTACTATTCAAATTATCCACTTACATTTATAATAAAGATAAAAACACAGTTTTTATATTAAAAGGATTTGCAGGTACTGGTAAAACTACTGTTATGAGTACTTTAGTAAATAATCTTTTGAGCGTTGGTATGAAATCGGTTTTATTAGCACCAACGGGTAGAGCTGCCAAAGTTATTTCAAATTATTCTGGTAAAAAGGCGTTTACAATTCATAAAAAAATCTATCACCCACGTAAATCTAAAAATGGAGGTGTGGCCTTTACATTACAGCAAAATAAGCATACCAATACACTATTTATTGTTGATGAGGCCTCAATGATACCTGACAATACGGGTAATACAAAATTCGCTGACCAAGCTTCACTTTTGGACGATTTAATGTCCTATGTTTATTCTGGTAAAAATTGCAAGATGGTCTTTGTTGGTGATACTGCTCAACTACCGCCTGTAAAATTGGAATTGAGTCCAGCTTTAAAAGCAGAAACTTTTGAGATAAATTATCATAAGCAAGTTATTGAAATTGAATTGAATGAGGTTATGCGTCAGCACCAAGATTCTGGTATTTTAGTTAATGCAACTAAAATTAGAGCGTTATTTCATGATGGTATTTATGATAATTTCAAGTTTAATTTGAGCTTTCCAGATATTATCCGTTTGACGGAGGGCTATGACATTCAAGATGCTATTACCGATGCTTATGATAGCAATGGAGTAGAGGATACCGCTTTTATTGTTCGCTCTAACAAACGTGCTAATCAATACAATCAGCAAATTAGGAGTGCCATTCGAGGACAGGAAAATGAAATTGCTGCTGGAGATTATGTGATGGTGGTAAAAAATAACTATTTTTGGCTAGAGGATGATGCCGATGCAGGGTTTATAGCTAATGGCGATATCTGTGAAATCTTGCGTATTTTTAAATGGATAGATTTATACGGGTTTAGATTTGCAGAGGTAAACCTAAGAATGATAGATTATCCAGATCAAAAGCCTTTTGAAACGGTTGTACTGTTGGACACCTTGTCAAGTGAAAGCCCTTCGTTGACCTACGAAGAATCTAACCGACTATATCAAGAGGTATCTAAGGATTATGAAGAAGAAAAGTCAAAGTACAAAAGATTGCAAATGGTTAAGAACAATAGTTACTTTAACGCCCTACAAATAAAGTTCTCTTATGCCATGACCTGTCATAAATCGCAGGGCGGGCAATGGAACACGGTTTTTGTTGAACAACCTTATTTACCCGATGGGACTAGTTTAGCTTATTTTAGATGGCTATATACAGCCGTAACTAGAGCACAAGAAAAATTATATTTAATAGGATTTAAAGATGAATATTTTGAAGAATAA
- a CDS encoding D-alanyl-D-alanine carboxypeptidase/D-alanyl-D-alanine-endopeptidase, with protein sequence MKNKLYVIVVKILIISFLLSSCGTTYLLKNDLKKHNESSDFFKGFVLYNPATKKQLVNHNGAKYFTPASNTKIYTFYAAYRTFKDSVKSLAYYKSQDSLVIKGTADPSLLYDDFESSKVLNFLKKAEDSVYMVDAKIDGPAFGAGWAWGDYPYYYQPEMSLFPIYGNMLTYKWDIGEIKSYPTYLKNKIKPLDSIRLRRDLRTNQFYIEKNSQRTYDVPFITSNQLTADLLSDTIGKKIKLISPKTTHNFNYIYGQRYDSLYKQLLTISDNFIAEQLMLQVGKAVSDKYSTYEGIKYAKENYLQDLPHEVRWADGSGLSRYNQFTPENTVKLLEKMYNEIPKQKLLNYFPVGGKSGTIKNWYANNGKPFVYAKTGTLNAVSSLSGYLITKKGTFLIFSYMNNHYSGPSSAVKKEMEKTLMKVYNLY encoded by the coding sequence TTGAAGAATAAACTTTACGTAATAGTAGTTAAGATATTAATTATCAGCTTTCTATTATCTTCTTGTGGAACTACATATCTACTGAAGAACGATTTAAAGAAACACAATGAGTCTTCTGATTTTTTTAAAGGGTTTGTACTGTACAATCCGGCTACAAAAAAGCAATTGGTAAACCATAATGGAGCAAAATATTTTACACCAGCTTCTAATACAAAGATCTACACCTTTTATGCTGCATACCGAACGTTTAAGGATTCCGTAAAAAGTTTGGCATATTATAAATCACAAGACTCATTAGTAATAAAAGGTACGGCAGATCCATCTCTTTTATATGATGATTTTGAAAGTTCCAAAGTGCTTAATTTTTTAAAAAAGGCAGAAGACAGTGTTTATATGGTAGATGCAAAAATTGACGGTCCTGCATTTGGTGCTGGTTGGGCTTGGGGAGATTATCCGTATTATTACCAGCCCGAAATGAGTCTTTTTCCCATTTACGGCAATATGTTGACCTATAAATGGGATATTGGGGAAATTAAAAGTTATCCAACCTATTTAAAAAATAAAATCAAACCTTTGGATTCCATCAGGTTACGACGAGATTTAAGAACTAATCAATTTTATATAGAAAAAAATAGTCAACGCACTTATGATGTACCATTTATAACTTCTAACCAACTTACGGCAGATCTTTTAAGCGATACAATCGGTAAAAAAATAAAGCTGATTTCTCCAAAAACAACGCACAATTTTAATTATATCTATGGGCAACGATATGATAGCCTCTATAAACAATTGCTGACCATTAGCGATAATTTTATTGCGGAACAGTTGATGTTGCAGGTAGGCAAAGCAGTTTCCGATAAATACAGTACATATGAAGGTATAAAATATGCCAAAGAAAATTATTTACAGGATTTGCCCCATGAGGTGCGATGGGCGGATGGTTCAGGCTTATCTAGATACAACCAGTTTACTCCTGAAAACACGGTCAAATTATTGGAAAAAATGTACAACGAAATACCAAAGCAAAAACTGTTGAACTACTTTCCAGTTGGTGGAAAATCGGGAACGATAAAAAACTGGTATGCCAATAACGGCAAACCTTTTGTCTATGCAAAAACGGGAACGCTGAATGCTGTATCGAGCCTAAGCGGCTATCTTATAACCAAAAAAGGCACATTTCTGATCTTTAGCTATATGAACAACCATTATTCGGGGCCTTCCAGTGCGGTTAAAAAAGAAATGGAGAAGACGCTAATGAAAGTTTATAATTTGTATTAG
- a CDS encoding 1-acyl-sn-glycerol-3-phosphate acyltransferase, whose amino-acid sequence MKKLIAQFVLFIFGWKSSYVSDFKVNKCVMLGAPHTSNWDILFGLAIYWKANIKAKFFIKDFYTKGVHGFFFRWLGGIGVDRKKSTNMVDYAVQLFNTSEKLALGVPAEGTRDRVDRWKTGFYHIATKANVPVCLCFADYKQKIAGVGKIINLSGDFEKDMTIIQDFYKDKTAKYPEKYNKKIY is encoded by the coding sequence ATGAAAAAATTAATCGCCCAGTTTGTACTGTTCATTTTTGGTTGGAAATCTTCATATGTCTCTGATTTTAAAGTGAATAAATGCGTAATGTTGGGTGCACCGCATACTTCCAATTGGGATATATTATTTGGTCTGGCCATTTACTGGAAAGCCAATATTAAGGCTAAATTTTTTATAAAAGATTTTTATACCAAAGGAGTACACGGATTTTTCTTTAGATGGTTGGGCGGTATTGGTGTTGATAGAAAAAAAAGTACAAACATGGTAGATTATGCAGTGCAACTCTTTAATACAAGTGAAAAGTTGGCTCTTGGTGTACCCGCAGAAGGAACTAGAGACCGAGTGGATAGATGGAAAACAGGGTTTTATCACATTGCTACTAAAGCCAATGTACCTGTATGTTTATGCTTTGCCGACTATAAACAGAAAATTGCAGGTGTAGGCAAAATCATAAATTTATCTGGCGATTTTGAAAAAGATATGACTATAATACAAGATTTTTATAAAGATAAAACGGCTAAATACCCCGAAAAATACAATAAGAAGATATATTGA
- the miaA gene encoding tRNA (adenosine(37)-N6)-dimethylallyltransferase MiaA → MMTNYLITIIGPTAIGKTALSIAIAKYFNTEILSSDSRQFYKEMNIGTAVPSQSELQAVKHHFIQHISIHDEYSVGHFEKDAIIKLDKLFEKYKVVVMAGGSGLYTNAVLYGLDDFPKVDPQIRKDLKLQLKENGIASLQTQLKELDTETYQNIDLDNHQRLIRALEICVGTGKPFSTFQTKNMVKRNFIPIKIGLTADREIIYNRINRRVDLMIKNGLLSEAKNLFRHKDLNALQTVGYKELFCYLQGEYSLENAIEEIKKNTRRFAKRQLTWYRKDDEIKWFDYIEKPEVIVESINRLIV, encoded by the coding sequence ATGATGACTAATTATTTAATAACAATAATCGGTCCTACAGCTATCGGTAAAACAGCATTGAGTATTGCTATTGCTAAATATTTTAATACCGAAATACTTTCTTCAGATTCTCGTCAATTCTATAAAGAAATGAATATTGGTACCGCAGTACCCAGTCAATCGGAATTACAAGCGGTAAAGCATCATTTTATTCAGCATATTTCCATTCATGATGAATATAGCGTTGGGCATTTTGAAAAAGATGCTATCATAAAATTAGACAAATTGTTCGAAAAATATAAAGTTGTTGTTATGGCTGGTGGCAGTGGTTTGTATACTAATGCGGTGCTTTATGGATTGGATGATTTCCCCAAGGTTGACCCACAAATTAGAAAAGATTTAAAATTACAACTAAAGGAAAATGGAATCGCTTCACTTCAGACACAACTTAAGGAGCTGGATACTGAAACCTATCAAAATATTGATCTAGACAATCACCAACGGCTTATCAGAGCATTGGAAATTTGCGTGGGTACAGGCAAACCATTTTCAACATTTCAAACAAAAAATATGGTAAAAAGAAATTTTATTCCCATAAAAATCGGTTTAACAGCAGATAGGGAAATTATTTATAATAGAATTAATCGTAGAGTTGATCTAATGATTAAAAATGGCCTGCTTTCAGAAGCTAAAAATCTATTTAGACACAAAGACTTAAATGCCCTACAAACAGTTGGTTACAAAGAATTATTTTGTTATTTACAAGGAGAATATTCACTAGAAAATGCAATTGAAGAAATCAAAAAAAATACACGAAGGTTTGCCAAAAGACAGTTGACTTGGTACAGAAAAGATGATGAAATTAAATGGTTTGATTATATTGAAAAACCTGAGGTCATTGTTGAATCGATTAATCGGTTAATTGTATAA
- a CDS encoding ion transporter: protein MADQNEKHSRHWRATLHEIIYGTHTPAGRLFDVVLLIVILYSIIIVMLESVKGYDLKYHDFFNISEWVVTIIFTIEYILRIICVKKPKKYIFSFYGVIDLLSTIPKYLSFFFAGSQYFAAFRALRLLRVFRILKLVRFLGESNNLMKALRASRAKIFVFVFAVLIISVILGTVMYLVEGPEHGFKSIPQSIYWTIVTLTTVGYGDISPQTPLGQFIATIIMIIGYGIIAVPTGIVSAEYTAAHSKPEHHDKGRSCKACGSDIMRNDADYCRICGNNLNDD, encoded by the coding sequence TTGGCTGATCAAAACGAAAAACATAGCAGACATTGGCGTGCTACATTGCACGAGATAATCTACGGCACACATACACCCGCTGGCAGATTGTTTGATGTGGTATTACTAATAGTAATTCTTTACAGTATCATTATTGTAATGCTAGAAAGTGTTAAAGGGTATGATTTAAAATATCATGATTTCTTTAATATTTCCGAATGGGTTGTTACCATAATTTTTACCATTGAATATATTTTAAGAATAATCTGTGTTAAAAAGCCAAAAAAATATATTTTTAGTTTTTATGGTGTTATTGATTTACTTTCTACAATACCAAAATATTTATCCTTTTTCTTTGCCGGATCGCAATACTTTGCTGCATTTAGAGCGTTGCGACTACTAAGGGTGTTTAGAATTTTAAAATTGGTAAGATTCTTAGGAGAATCTAATAATTTAATGAAGGCTCTTAGGGCCAGTAGAGCGAAGATTTTTGTATTCGTTTTCGCGGTTTTAATTATATCAGTTATTCTTGGTACGGTTATGTATCTAGTAGAAGGACCTGAGCATGGTTTTAAGAGCATTCCACAAAGTATATATTGGACCATTGTAACACTAACTACTGTTGGTTACGGAGACATTTCACCACAAACCCCTTTGGGTCAGTTTATTGCTACCATTATTATGATTATAGGTTATGGCATTATTGCAGTACCTACTGGGATTGTTTCAGCGGAATATACTGCCGCCCATTCAAAACCTGAACATCATGATAAAGGCCGTTCTTGTAAAGCTTGCGGATCAGACATCATGAGAAACGATGCAGATTATTGCAGAATATGCGGTAATAACCTAAATGATGACTAA